The Diaphorobacter ruginosibacter genome contains a region encoding:
- a CDS encoding glycosyltransferase family 2 protein — MGAEQATPRLLSVIAPCRNEAGYIVDFCRNVAEMLLPEGWSLEVLIADGQSDDGTRELLRQWCISDVRFRWVENPRRIVSTGLNRCIEASRGEVIVRLDIHSQYADDYLLQCVQVLQATGADNVGGAWRAEGASRMQKAVASAFQSPWVAGGARSRDIGFDGEVDTVYLGCWPRATFAKVGGFDEDLVRNQDDEHNLRIRRAGGRIWQSPAIRSTYYPRGKLSQVFRQYSQYGYWKPFVIRKHGQPAALRHLVPAGFVIALLASALAAVLGAGWPLVLLLDAYIVLLAVALIGMREQANSVGKALRIVAVIGAYHIGYGWGSICGWRDILLGRGPQAKWGALTR, encoded by the coding sequence CTGGGCGCGGAGCAGGCCACGCCGCGGTTGCTGTCGGTGATTGCGCCGTGCCGCAACGAGGCGGGCTACATCGTCGATTTCTGCCGCAACGTGGCGGAGATGCTGCTGCCCGAGGGGTGGTCGCTCGAGGTGCTGATCGCCGACGGCCAGAGCGATGACGGCACGCGCGAACTGCTGCGCCAGTGGTGCATTTCGGACGTGCGCTTCCGCTGGGTGGAGAACCCGCGGCGCATCGTCTCCACCGGGCTCAACCGCTGCATCGAGGCATCGCGCGGCGAGGTCATCGTGCGACTCGACATCCACAGCCAGTATGCCGACGACTACCTGCTGCAGTGCGTGCAGGTGTTGCAGGCCACGGGGGCCGACAACGTGGGCGGAGCCTGGCGTGCGGAGGGCGCAAGCCGCATGCAGAAGGCCGTTGCCAGCGCGTTCCAGTCGCCCTGGGTGGCCGGAGGCGCGCGTTCGCGCGACATCGGTTTTGACGGCGAGGTGGACACGGTCTACCTCGGCTGCTGGCCGCGCGCCACGTTCGCGAAGGTGGGAGGGTTCGACGAGGACCTCGTGCGCAACCAGGATGATGAGCACAACCTGCGCATCCGCCGTGCGGGCGGCCGCATCTGGCAGAGCCCCGCCATCCGCTCCACGTACTATCCGCGCGGCAAGCTCTCGCAGGTGTTCCGGCAGTATTCGCAGTATGGCTACTGGAAGCCCTTCGTGATCCGCAAGCATGGCCAGCCGGCGGCGCTGCGGCATCTGGTTCCCGCGGGGTTCGTGATCGCGCTTCTTGCCTCGGCGCTGGCCGCCGTGCTTGGCGCCGGCTGGCCGCTGGTGCTGCTGCTCGATGCGTACATCGTGCTGCTGGCGGTGGCGCTGATCGGCATGCGCGAGCAGGCCAACTCGGTGGGCAAGGCGCTGCGCATCGTGGCGGTGATCGGGGCCTACCACATCGGCTATGGCTGGGGCTCGATCTGCGGGTGGCGCGACATCCTGCTGGGCCGCGGTCCGCAGGCGAAGTGGGGAGCGCTGACACGATGA
- the lysS gene encoding lysine--tRNA ligase yields MSSEQPTTPPAVPVDENKLVAERREKLKALREAQAAGKGVAFPNDFKPANHAADLAVAHGEADAEALEAQNVPVSIGGRMMLKRVMGKASFATVQDATGRIQLYVTRDAVGEEAYADFKKWDLGDIIGAEGTLMKTKAGELSVKVTKIRMLTKSLRPMPDKFHGVADQEVKYRQRYVDLMTDEDARKRFIARSKAVAGIRSFMVSNGFLEVETPMLHPIPGGANAKPFVTHHNALDQEMYLRIAPELYLKRLIVGGFERVFEINRNFRNEGISVRHNPEFTMMEFYAAYWNYRDIMDYTEAIVRDAAQNARGSLVFEYGGKEVDLSKPFERLTIPEAIVKFTEAGENVTNREWLINALKKLGMNEEKDKLSSRTLAGLQVLYFEEVVEEKLWQPTFIMEHPTEISPLARANDDRPEVTERFELYITGREFGNGFSELNDAEDQAARFNAQVDAKDSGDDEAMYFDHDFVRALEYGMPPTGGCGIGIDRLMMLLTDSPSIRDIILFPALRREQ; encoded by the coding sequence ATGTCATCCGAACAGCCAACGACCCCTCCAGCAGTCCCCGTTGACGAGAACAAGCTCGTCGCAGAGCGCCGCGAAAAACTCAAGGCGCTGCGCGAAGCGCAGGCTGCGGGCAAAGGCGTGGCGTTCCCCAATGATTTCAAGCCGGCCAACCACGCAGCCGACCTGGCCGTCGCGCACGGCGAGGCCGATGCCGAGGCGCTCGAGGCGCAGAACGTGCCCGTCAGCATCGGCGGCCGCATGATGCTCAAGCGCGTGATGGGCAAGGCCAGCTTTGCCACGGTGCAGGACGCGACCGGCCGTATCCAGCTCTACGTGACGCGTGACGCGGTCGGCGAAGAGGCCTATGCCGACTTCAAGAAGTGGGACCTGGGCGACATCATCGGCGCCGAGGGCACGCTCATGAAGACCAAGGCGGGCGAACTGTCGGTCAAGGTCACGAAGATCCGCATGCTCACCAAGAGCCTGCGCCCCATGCCCGACAAGTTCCACGGCGTGGCCGACCAGGAGGTGAAGTACCGCCAGCGTTACGTCGACCTGATGACCGACGAGGATGCCCGCAAGCGCTTCATCGCGCGCAGCAAGGCCGTGGCCGGCATCCGCAGCTTCATGGTGAGCAACGGCTTCCTCGAGGTCGAGACGCCCATGCTGCACCCGATTCCCGGCGGCGCAAACGCCAAGCCCTTCGTCACGCACCACAATGCGCTCGACCAGGAGATGTACCTGCGCATCGCGCCCGAGCTCTACCTGAAGCGCCTGATCGTCGGCGGCTTCGAGCGCGTGTTCGAGATCAACCGCAACTTCCGCAACGAAGGCATCTCCGTTCGCCACAACCCCGAATTCACGATGATGGAGTTCTACGCGGCGTACTGGAACTACCGCGACATCATGGACTACACCGAAGCCATCGTGCGCGACGCAGCACAGAACGCGCGCGGCTCGCTGGTGTTCGAATATGGCGGCAAGGAAGTGGATCTCTCCAAGCCCTTCGAGCGCCTGACGATCCCCGAAGCCATCGTCAAGTTCACCGAGGCAGGCGAGAACGTCACGAACCGCGAGTGGCTGATCAACGCGCTCAAGAAGCTCGGCATGAACGAGGAGAAGGACAAGCTGTCTTCCCGCACGCTTGCAGGCCTGCAGGTGCTGTACTTCGAGGAAGTGGTGGAGGAAAAGCTCTGGCAGCCGACCTTCATCATGGAGCACCCGACCGAGATCTCGCCGCTGGCGCGCGCCAACGATGACCGTCCCGAAGTGACCGAGCGCTTCGAGCTCTACATCACCGGCCGCGAATTCGGCAACGGCTTCTCGGAGCTCAACGACGCCGAAGACCAGGCCGCGCGCTTCAATGCGCAGGTGGACGCCAAGGACAGCGGCGACGACGAGGCCATGTATTTCGACCACGACTTCGTGCGTGCCCTCGAATATGGCATGCCACCCACCGGTGGCTGCGGCATCGGTATCGACCGCCTGATGATGCTGCTCACCGACAGCCCGAGCATTCGCGACATCATCCTGTTCCCGGCACTGCGTCGCGAGCAGTAA
- a CDS encoding UDP-glucose dehydrogenase family protein: MKITIVGAGYVGLVSAACFAELGNHVVCVDRDAGRVERLRKAEVPIFEPGLGELITKNLAAGRITFTTDMKAGVRHADILFIAVGTPPAGDSSADISQVLAVAGEIGEHLSRFLVIVDKSTVPVGTADRVRETVLNALRQRGSKSGAARRLPDFAVVSNPEFLKEGAAVEDFMRPDRVVIGVSDDPSGRKAEALMRQAYAPFNRNRERLIVMDVKSAELTKYAANALLATKISFMNDMANLADALGADIEKVRQGIGSDRRIGYDFIYAGLGYGGSCFPKDVAAICHTARESGERLRVVEAVRSVNASQKQRFVERIAEHFGGSLEGREIALWGLTFKPATDDVREAPSRYIVRRLIALGASIRAHDPQVQSIEQLMPGESVARLGQRIRFVSDPMQAVRGADALVIATEWKVYRSPDFAALRKSLKKPVIFDGRNLFDPADMKRLGFHYQGVGRRAA, encoded by the coding sequence ATGAAAATCACCATTGTTGGCGCGGGCTATGTGGGGCTGGTGTCCGCGGCCTGTTTTGCCGAATTGGGCAACCACGTCGTCTGCGTGGATCGCGATGCCGGACGCGTGGAGCGCCTCAGGAAGGCGGAGGTGCCGATCTTCGAGCCGGGGCTTGGGGAACTGATCACCAAGAACCTCGCGGCGGGGCGCATCACCTTCACCACCGACATGAAGGCCGGCGTGCGCCACGCCGACATCCTGTTCATCGCGGTCGGCACGCCGCCTGCCGGTGATTCGAGCGCCGACATCAGCCAGGTGCTCGCGGTGGCCGGTGAAATCGGCGAGCACCTGTCGCGCTTTCTGGTGATCGTCGATAAATCGACGGTGCCCGTGGGGACGGCCGACAGGGTGCGGGAAACCGTGCTGAACGCCCTCAGGCAACGTGGGAGCAAGTCCGGCGCCGCACGCAGGCTGCCCGATTTCGCCGTGGTCTCCAACCCCGAGTTCCTGAAGGAGGGCGCGGCCGTGGAGGACTTCATGCGTCCGGACCGCGTGGTCATCGGCGTCTCCGATGACCCGTCCGGTCGCAAGGCCGAGGCCCTGATGCGCCAGGCCTATGCGCCTTTCAACCGCAACCGCGAGCGCCTGATCGTCATGGACGTGAAGAGCGCCGAACTCACCAAGTACGCGGCCAATGCGCTGCTGGCCACCAAGATCAGCTTCATGAACGACATGGCCAATCTGGCCGATGCGCTGGGCGCGGACATCGAGAAGGTGCGCCAGGGCATCGGCTCGGATCGCCGCATCGGCTATGACTTCATCTATGCGGGGCTCGGCTACGGCGGCTCGTGCTTCCCCAAGGACGTCGCGGCCATCTGCCACACGGCGCGCGAGAGCGGCGAACGCCTGCGCGTGGTCGAGGCGGTGCGCTCTGTGAACGCATCGCAGAAGCAGCGTTTCGTGGAGCGCATTGCGGAGCATTTCGGCGGATCGCTCGAAGGCCGCGAGATCGCGCTCTGGGGACTCACGTTCAAGCCCGCGACCGATGACGTGCGCGAAGCACCCAGCCGCTACATCGTGCGTCGGCTGATCGCACTGGGAGCCAGCATCCGGGCCCACGACCCGCAGGTGCAGTCGATCGAGCAACTGATGCCGGGCGAGAGCGTTGCCCGGCTGGGCCAGCGGATCCGTTTCGTGTCCGATCCCATGCAGGCCGTGCGCGGCGCGGACGCCCTGGTGATCGCCACCGAGTGGAAGGTCTATCGCAGCCCGGACTTCGCGGCGCTGCGCAAGTCACTGAAGAAGCCGGTGATCTTCGACGGACGCAATCTGTTCGATCCCGCGGACATGAAGCGGCTCGGTTTCCACTATCAGGGCGTGGGCCGCCGCGCGGCCTGA
- a CDS encoding sugar transferase: MSLKRVVDVAGAAAGLLFLSPVLLACAIAVKRSSPGPVFYRQVRVGLHGREFRIHKFRSMRLHDGKGPQVTAAGDDRLTAAGRVLRRYKLDELPQLIDVLAGNMSLVGPRPEVPRYMAQYPDDVRALILSVRPGITDNAAIAFRDEERMLAEAVDVERTYVQDIMPIKARYYLDYVRRNSVAGDLVILARTFRAIVAHRDR, translated from the coding sequence GTGAGTCTCAAGCGCGTCGTCGACGTGGCCGGCGCGGCCGCGGGGCTGCTGTTTCTCTCGCCCGTCCTGCTGGCCTGTGCGATCGCCGTGAAGCGCAGCTCGCCGGGCCCCGTGTTCTATCGCCAGGTGCGCGTGGGGCTGCACGGGCGCGAATTCCGCATCCACAAGTTCCGTTCCATGCGCCTGCATGACGGCAAGGGTCCACAGGTCACGGCGGCTGGCGACGACCGCCTCACGGCTGCTGGCCGCGTGCTGCGCCGCTACAAGCTGGACGAATTGCCGCAGCTCATCGACGTGCTTGCGGGTAACATGAGCCTCGTCGGCCCCCGTCCCGAGGTGCCGCGCTACATGGCGCAGTATCCTGACGACGTGCGTGCGCTGATTCTTTCCGTGCGTCCCGGCATCACCGACAACGCGGCCATTGCCTTCCGGGACGAGGAGCGCATGCTGGCCGAGGCGGTGGATGTGGAGCGCACCTACGTGCAGGACATCATGCCGATCAAGGCCCGCTACTACCTCGACTACGTGAGGCGGAACAGCGTGGCGGGCGACCTGGTGATTCTGGCGCGTACCTTCAGGGCCATCGTGGCCCATCGAGATCGATAG
- a CDS encoding class I SAM-dependent methyltransferase, whose product MSGEPGPGGKAAREALEMRGRYARRDAQGDARRYSLDDPYAFAAWRERLQEVRRMLQSSGFIESIGMRDVLEIGCGSGRNLQDLLDLGADARRVQGIELLPERAAAARGALPEACRIWSEDALSPQMSQRIAFGSQDLVVLFTVFSSILSDDVQQQLAQRAWQWLKPGGAVLWHDFVYDNPRNADVRGVRIKRVRALFPDASMQVRRITLAPPLGRAACRISPALYPVLGSIPLLRTHVLCLLRKNS is encoded by the coding sequence ATGAGTGGCGAACCCGGTCCCGGCGGCAAGGCGGCGCGCGAGGCGCTCGAGATGCGCGGCCGCTACGCGCGGCGCGACGCCCAGGGCGATGCGCGGCGCTACAGCCTGGACGACCCCTATGCATTCGCCGCCTGGCGTGAGCGCCTGCAGGAGGTCCGGCGCATGCTGCAGTCCTCGGGCTTCATCGAGAGCATCGGCATGCGCGACGTGCTGGAGATCGGCTGCGGCAGCGGCCGCAACCTGCAGGACCTGCTGGACCTCGGCGCCGATGCCCGGCGCGTGCAGGGCATCGAGCTGTTGCCCGAGCGCGCAGCCGCCGCGCGTGGTGCGCTGCCAGAGGCCTGCCGCATCTGGAGCGAGGACGCGCTGTCGCCGCAGATGTCGCAGCGCATTGCCTTCGGCTCGCAGGATCTGGTGGTGCTGTTCACCGTGTTCTCGTCGATTCTGTCGGACGACGTGCAGCAGCAGCTCGCGCAACGGGCATGGCAGTGGCTCAAGCCAGGCGGAGCCGTGCTCTGGCACGACTTCGTCTATGACAATCCGCGCAATGCCGACGTACGCGGCGTGCGCATCAAGCGCGTGCGTGCGCTGTTTCCCGACGCCTCCATGCAGGTGCGCCGCATCACGCTCGCACCGCCGCTTGGACGCGCGGCATGCCGGATCAGCCCGGCGCTCTATCCCGTGCTGGGCAGCATTCCCCTGCTGCGCACGCATGTCCTGTGCCTGCTGCGCAAGAATTCCTGA
- a CDS encoding DegT/DnrJ/EryC1/StrS family aminotransferase, giving the protein MTEPSSSSSSSRLPPTPPALPTLPFALPDIGEAEIAEVVDTLRSGWLTTGPKARRFEQEFAEFLGDAGLQCIAVNSATAGLHLALEAAGIGPGDEVITATHTFTASAEVIRYLGADPVIVDIEQHSWCIDPREVEKHITSRTRAIIPVHFGGRSADMSAILAIAKRHGIKVIEDAAHALPCTHRGAMIGTLASDAAVFSFYANKTMTTGEGGMLVTRDEALARRAKVMRLHGIDRDAFARFNSATPAWRYDIVAPGFKYNMTDIAAAIGLVQLTRAHEMRERRAAIAAQYDDLLADTGIALPPHAEAGDVHAWHLYPVALPAGLHRDRFIDAMFAQGIGMSVHYIPLHQQSYWKESCRLHADDFPVSETLYRSTASLPIYTRMTDGDVRRVAEAVRRAMEPQ; this is encoded by the coding sequence ATGACCGAACCCTCATCCTCCTCCTCATCATCCCGGCTTCCGCCCACGCCACCAGCCCTGCCTACCTTGCCTTTCGCGCTGCCCGACATTGGCGAAGCGGAGATTGCGGAGGTGGTCGACACGCTGCGCTCGGGCTGGCTCACCACCGGCCCCAAGGCGAGGCGTTTCGAGCAAGAGTTCGCCGAATTCCTGGGCGATGCGGGCCTGCAGTGCATCGCGGTGAATTCGGCGACGGCAGGGCTGCACCTGGCGCTGGAGGCGGCAGGCATCGGCCCGGGCGATGAAGTCATCACCGCCACGCACACCTTCACGGCGAGTGCCGAGGTGATCCGCTATCTCGGGGCCGATCCGGTGATCGTCGATATCGAGCAGCACAGCTGGTGCATCGACCCGCGCGAGGTGGAGAAGCACATCACCTCGCGCACGCGGGCCATCATCCCGGTGCATTTCGGCGGCCGCAGTGCGGACATGTCGGCCATCCTCGCCATCGCGAAACGCCACGGCATCAAGGTGATCGAAGACGCGGCGCATGCGCTGCCGTGCACGCATCGCGGTGCGATGATCGGCACGCTCGCGAGCGATGCCGCCGTGTTCAGCTTCTATGCCAACAAGACCATGACCACGGGCGAGGGCGGCATGCTGGTGACGCGCGACGAGGCGCTGGCCCGCCGCGCGAAGGTGATGCGCCTGCACGGCATCGACCGCGACGCCTTTGCCCGCTTCAACTCGGCGACTCCGGCGTGGCGCTATGACATCGTCGCACCGGGCTTCAAGTACAACATGACCGATATCGCCGCCGCGATCGGACTGGTGCAACTGACACGTGCGCACGAGATGCGCGAGCGACGTGCAGCCATCGCGGCGCAGTATGACGACTTGCTGGCCGACACGGGCATCGCGCTGCCGCCGCACGCCGAGGCGGGCGATGTGCATGCCTGGCATCTCTATCCCGTCGCACTGCCCGCAGGCCTTCATCGGGACCGCTTCATCGATGCGATGTTCGCCCAGGGCATCGGCATGAGCGTGCACTACATACCGCTGCACCAGCAGAGCTACTGGAAGGAGTCGTGCCGCCTGCATGCCGACGACTTTCCCGTGAGCGAAACGCTTTACCGCAGCACCGCATCGCTGCCGATCTACACGCGCATGACGGACGGCGACGTGCGGCGCGTGGCGGAGGCGGTTCGCAGGGCGATGGAGCCGCAGTGA
- a CDS encoding class I SAM-dependent methyltransferase has protein sequence MTRQGKVGSQREAGLARSYYTDESNFSPEHLFSMSYQIRQLHGFRPQRVLEIGIGNGFVSTFLRQAGVEVVTADINPALRPDVCAPLHELPKHLAGERFDVVSCCEVLEHMPFDEFGRNLDVIRSLAPEAFISLPGHFPWAGFMGRLGIHNRFVNVSLGIRIPCRRRLTDGHYWEIASEWQTRRSALVAHMRQRFARVDSGVFPMNRYHFYFRCSDKEAR, from the coding sequence ATGACCAGACAAGGCAAAGTAGGCTCGCAGCGCGAAGCAGGGCTTGCGCGCTCCTACTACACCGATGAAAGCAACTTCTCGCCGGAGCATCTGTTCTCGATGTCGTACCAGATCAGGCAACTGCACGGCTTCCGGCCGCAGAGGGTGCTGGAGATCGGCATCGGCAACGGCTTTGTCTCCACCTTCCTGCGGCAGGCTGGTGTGGAGGTGGTGACGGCCGACATCAACCCCGCACTGCGCCCCGACGTCTGTGCGCCGCTGCACGAGTTGCCGAAGCACCTGGCGGGCGAGCGCTTCGATGTGGTGTCGTGCTGCGAGGTGCTGGAGCACATGCCCTTCGACGAATTCGGCCGCAACCTCGACGTCATCCGCAGCCTTGCACCCGAGGCGTTCATCTCGCTGCCAGGACACTTCCCGTGGGCCGGCTTCATGGGGCGCCTGGGCATCCACAACCGCTTCGTGAACGTATCACTGGGCATCCGCATTCCCTGTCGCCGCAGGCTGACCGACGGGCACTACTGGGAGATCGCCTCCGAGTGGCAGACCCGCCGCAGCGCCCTGGTGGCGCACATGCGCCAGCGCTTCGCCCGCGTGGACAGCGGCGTGTTCCCCATGAACCGCTATCACTTCTATTTCCGCTGTTCCGACAAGGAGGCGCGGTGA
- a CDS encoding GGDEF domain-containing protein, with product MSRPLNDLPLETGQDSSDEHPFTVLLVEDLASVRAALANELRRAGVAEVLEASDADPALRLFKLRRPDMVLLDIRLPGAHDGYWVAQRMRELEPGGWTPIIFLSGLDGDLDVWRGIEAGGDDYLVKPVKPIVLAAKLRAMRRLHAMRRRLVMLSDELHVANQRLNEMVEMDPLTGLVNRRGFDRILHTEILAARREHAPLTLMLCDLDHFKRLNDAAGHVEGDACLREVGRVLREVCVRPRDVASRYGGEEFALILPNTPRAGAMTFARALGGLLRARGIEHPDSPIGPVLTLSGGITTCVPDDTTSAVTMVMRADEALYAAKAQGRNRFFSFEMQMDTIEQRKR from the coding sequence ATGAGCCGACCACTCAACGACCTCCCGCTGGAGACAGGACAGGACTCCTCTGACGAACACCCCTTCACGGTGCTGTTGGTCGAGGATCTTGCGTCCGTTCGCGCGGCGCTGGCCAATGAGCTGCGCCGCGCCGGCGTGGCCGAGGTGCTGGAAGCCTCCGACGCCGATCCGGCCCTGCGCCTCTTCAAGCTGCGGCGACCGGACATGGTGCTGCTGGACATCCGCCTTCCCGGTGCGCACGACGGCTACTGGGTTGCCCAGCGCATGCGCGAGCTCGAACCCGGCGGCTGGACCCCCATCATCTTCCTCTCGGGTCTCGACGGCGATCTCGATGTCTGGCGCGGCATCGAGGCCGGCGGCGACGACTATCTCGTCAAGCCCGTCAAACCCATCGTCCTCGCGGCCAAGCTGCGCGCCATGCGCCGCCTGCATGCCATGCGGCGCCGGCTGGTGATGTTGTCCGACGAACTGCATGTCGCCAACCAGCGCCTCAATGAAATGGTGGAGATGGACCCGCTCACGGGGCTGGTCAACCGGCGCGGCTTCGACCGCATCCTGCACACCGAGATCCTGGCCGCGCGGCGCGAGCATGCGCCGCTCACGCTGATGCTGTGCGACCTCGATCACTTCAAGCGCCTCAACGATGCCGCCGGCCACGTCGAGGGCGATGCCTGCCTGCGCGAGGTGGGCCGCGTGCTGCGCGAAGTCTGCGTGCGCCCGCGCGACGTGGCCTCGCGCTACGGCGGCGAGGAGTTCGCCCTCATCCTTCCCAACACCCCGCGTGCGGGAGCGATGACGTTTGCGCGTGCCCTTGGCGGCCTGCTGCGTGCCCGCGGAATCGAGCACCCTGATTCACCGATCGGCCCCGTGCTCACGCTCTCGGGCGGCATCACCACCTGCGTGCCCGACGACACCACCAGTGCCGTCACCATGGTGATGCGCGCGGACGAGGCGCTGTATGCGGCCAAGGCCCAGGGCCGCAACCGCTTCTTCAGCTTCGAGATGCAGATGGATACCATCGAGCAGCGCAAACGCTGA
- a CDS encoding mechanosensitive ion channel family protein, translating to MLRWKSHLPVWIQDWLDLLIPGFQIVLIIIVAMLLNRMFKRLLRRAGDHYQFPHELTMPVTVVVRWLIVLGAMLMVLERLGVSASVLWTAFTGFATVGAVAFFAAWSVLSNLFCAFLIFTVGPFRVGDHIEVLDTAEKLGAVGKVVDINLLYTTLEDSTAPTPGTLLQIPNALIFQRVVRRWPEGKPLPASKTHSPPAVTAETPAAPKPATFP from the coding sequence ATGCTTCGCTGGAAATCCCACCTCCCCGTCTGGATTCAAGATTGGCTGGACCTGCTCATTCCCGGGTTCCAGATCGTGCTGATCATCATCGTCGCCATGCTGCTGAACCGGATGTTCAAGCGGCTGCTGCGCCGCGCGGGCGATCACTACCAGTTCCCGCATGAGCTGACCATGCCGGTGACCGTGGTGGTGCGCTGGCTCATCGTCCTGGGGGCCATGCTCATGGTACTGGAGCGGCTCGGCGTATCCGCCTCCGTGCTGTGGACCGCCTTCACGGGCTTCGCCACCGTGGGTGCCGTGGCCTTCTTCGCTGCCTGGAGCGTGCTCTCCAACCTGTTCTGCGCCTTCCTGATCTTCACCGTCGGTCCGTTCCGTGTGGGTGACCACATCGAGGTGCTCGACACGGCCGAAAAGCTGGGTGCCGTCGGCAAGGTTGTGGACATCAACCTGCTCTACACGACGCTCGAAGATTCGACGGCCCCCACGCCGGGTACGCTGCTGCAGATTCCCAACGCGCTGATCTTCCAGCGCGTGGTGCGCCGCTGGCCCGAGGGCAAACCCCTGCCCGCCAGCAAGACGCACAGCCCGCCGGCAGTGACGGCCGAAACCCCTGCCGCCCCCAAGCCTGCCACGTTCCCCTGA